Genomic window (Sediminispirochaeta smaragdinae DSM 11293):
TCAAGCGTAAACCTCGACCATGCGACTCCTGCAGTGTTTTATGCCCACAAAAAAAGCCGCAGCGACTACTACGCCATCAATGTTCAGATGGCTGAGAGTAACTTCGACTACTTCGGCGGAGGCATGGTGCGGATAGACAAGACCCCTGCAGGTGAAAAAAGCGCCCACGACATCATGAAGGAACGGGGCTTTGTCATTGCATCGGACAGGGAGCAGTTCAACGCCATGAAGCCGGAAGCGGAAAAACAGTACTACGCCTATAACACCGGTTTTGCCGCAAACGCCCTGGATTACACCATCGATATGGATAGCAGCGCGATCACCCTTGCAGAGTTTACCCAAAAGGGAATCGAACTTTTGGATAACGACAAGGGATTCTTCATGATGGTGGAAGGTGGAAAAATCGACTGGGCATGTCATGCCAACGATGCCGCCGCGTCGATTTACGACACCATTGCCTTTGACCAGGCGATACAGAAGGCCGTTGATTTCTACAACCGCCATCCCAATGAAACCCTCATTGTCGTGACCGGTGACCATGAAACCGGTGGGCTCTCCCTCGGCTTTGCCGGCACACAGTACGATAGTGCTTTCGATGAAATCGCAAAACAGAAAAAGTCTTTCGAGTGGTTCGATACCTACGTCCTGAAACCCTATAAAGAGAACAAGCCCAATGGTTCTCTTGCCGATCTGATGCCGAAGATCGAAGAAACCTTCGGTCTTACCGATCTGACTGATTACGAAACGGCTCAGCTGCAGGAAGCCTTTACTCGCTCCATGGGGGGAGAGGTCGAACGGCCCAAAAGCCAGGATGAGTACCTTCTCTACGGAGGTTATGAACCCCTGTCGGTTACCATCACCCATCTGTTAAACCAGCGGGCGGGAATCGCCTGGGCAAGCTACAGTCATACCGGTGTTCCGGTTGCCACCTTTGCCCTTGGTGCTTCAAGCGGTCAGTTCAACGGGTATTACGACAATACCGATATTTTTACCAAGCTCTCCAA
Coding sequences:
- a CDS encoding alkaline phosphatase — protein: MTRMKRILALTLSLLVSAALFAGGNAETVNTEAQTDQAETARAKYVFFFIGDGMALPQINAAEALLGTKDNQGTPKKLTFSKFPVQGLTTTYAANAFITDSAAAGTALATGHKTNSGVISMDPTGSTSYKTLAEMAKEAGMKVGIVSSVNLDHATPAVFYAHKKSRSDYYAINVQMAESNFDYFGGGMVRIDKTPAGEKSAHDIMKERGFVIASDREQFNAMKPEAEKQYYAYNTGFAANALDYTIDMDSSAITLAEFTQKGIELLDNDKGFFMMVEGGKIDWACHANDAAASIYDTIAFDQAIQKAVDFYNRHPNETLIVVTGDHETGGLSLGFAGTQYDSAFDEIAKQKKSFEWFDTYVLKPYKENKPNGSLADLMPKIEETFGLTDLTDYETAQLQEAFTRSMGGEVERPKSQDEYLLYGGYEPLSVTITHLLNQRAGIAWASYSHTGVPVATFALGASSGQFNGYYDNTDIFTKLSNAMFAGASVAMAR